The following coding sequences lie in one Prevotella sp. oral taxon 299 str. F0039 genomic window:
- a CDS encoding MerR family transcriptional regulator, with product MEIIAVESQAYQELIDRLNRIEQYVERTSHLIQDIDDELEMTTKDLIGALNVSESTLYRWRKKQLVRYRYTEGGDVRYFFKSIVIATKCNRLRISGMRNDEVLGRLNRFKDNLIMSSCLNPKNRQL from the coding sequence ATGGAAATAATCGCAGTAGAAAGCCAAGCCTATCAGGAACTGATAGACAGGCTCAACCGAATAGAGCAGTATGTTGAGCGCACTTCTCATCTTATCCAAGATATAGATGACGAGCTGGAGATGACAACCAAAGACCTAATCGGGGCTCTGAATGTTTCAGAGTCCACCCTTTATCGCTGGCGCAAGAAACAGTTGGTACGGTATCGCTACACGGAGGGTGGCGATGTACGCTACTTCTTCAAGTCCATCGTGATAGCCACGAAATGTAACCGACTCCGCATATCAGGTATGAGAAACGATGAGGTTCTTGGGCGGCTCAACCGTTTCAAGGACAATCTCATCATGAGTTCATGTCTTAATCCTAAAAACCGACAATTATGA
- a CDS encoding DUF262 domain-containing protein, whose protein sequence is MDYRFSFTDLFTKEVDFDKDNQVKVSSIVIPQIQRPYAQGRTDGVCTYIRNMFLDEIFENLTSGNDDIFDLNFIYGIIKSNNNEYRMELLDGQQRLTTLFLLYWYITNAELDINQPESKFIRDCLSKFLYETRTTSTVFCQELSSYKVELGNKTPKEVIRNSKWYFKSFDRDSTISAMLTMLNAIHDRYTQQKQRSLFARLQKLQFYVKSLGVFNLSEELYIKMNARGLQLSPFENFKADLTNFISQKEYGHFQEMMPLYKDGTADEVSFHFNFSVKLDAKWVDIFWKNGAEDFDNAYMSFFSRFFACKYIIASKNDVSDRDMRTDKTIRILYTNAEEQIGGNEYWGFKPFETLLDEHPEYVETLDKVLDVLYSNERIIYKNMLPIWDKNNELAGDDFYCNTSSKISHIKLIALSAVIEYIEAMDSFDISTFECWMRVVWNVIENTNIDGLTPVSSLIRKLSMVIHFVATKMGTEKSFYKALSQWGIENSTEKENRALLEEVEKAKRISEDPLWEDIWKDVEKHPFFKGMVTFFYDPAMSKQDYAHNAKFVKSMFDEKGITKEYRDKHILIRAIVSQFNTWNEVNRLYVTERAENNKFLKNILASNEKVRAMFTHIANNNSILDVKANLQHYIDDAKEPQAWEDADTNGILAFETATKRLRKDIKMYDWISKVERERNECFRVCWFEGHIMFAIPRKWYAKIALDTERAKMANDLCESYGFEFYDEEQKAMYDKYKDCFGNYIWIKQDRTNCTLWIGFDLNHELKIRIECKTKKYAKELYEIFDSTSYIDEGEKCIQFENLTHYTKCKTYNKLCKVIESIYEAIPEA, encoded by the coding sequence ATGGACTATAGATTTTCATTTACAGATCTTTTCACAAAGGAAGTTGACTTTGACAAAGATAATCAGGTTAAAGTTTCAAGTATTGTAATACCTCAGATTCAACGACCATACGCACAAGGACGTACTGACGGAGTATGTACATACATCAGAAATATGTTTCTTGATGAAATCTTTGAAAACCTCACCAGTGGCAATGATGACATTTTCGACCTTAATTTTATATATGGCATTATAAAATCAAATAATAATGAATATAGAATGGAACTGTTGGATGGTCAACAAAGGCTGACCACACTTTTCTTATTATATTGGTATATTACAAATGCAGAATTAGATATTAACCAGCCTGAAAGTAAATTTATCAGGGATTGTCTTTCAAAATTCCTTTATGAAACAAGAACAACATCTACAGTCTTCTGCCAAGAATTATCATCATACAAGGTAGAATTAGGGAATAAGACTCCCAAAGAGGTTATTCGTAATTCTAAATGGTATTTCAAATCATTTGATCGTGATAGCACAATCAGTGCAATGCTTACGATGCTCAATGCTATACATGATAGATATACACAGCAGAAACAAAGAAGTCTTTTCGCAAGACTTCAGAAGCTCCAATTCTACGTGAAGTCACTCGGGGTATTCAACCTATCTGAGGAATTATACATAAAAATGAATGCAAGAGGTTTGCAGCTAAGTCCGTTTGAAAACTTTAAAGCCGATTTGACAAATTTCATCTCACAAAAAGAATATGGTCATTTTCAAGAAATGATGCCACTATACAAAGATGGTACTGCTGATGAAGTATCGTTCCACTTCAACTTTTCTGTCAAATTAGATGCGAAGTGGGTTGACATATTCTGGAAGAATGGTGCGGAAGATTTTGATAATGCCTACATGAGCTTTTTCTCACGGTTCTTCGCTTGTAAATATATTATTGCAAGCAAGAATGATGTTAGCGACAGGGATATGCGAACCGATAAAACTATTAGGATTCTCTACACTAATGCAGAAGAACAAATAGGCGGCAATGAGTATTGGGGGTTCAAACCATTTGAAACATTATTAGATGAACACCCTGAATATGTTGAAACCTTAGACAAAGTGCTGGATGTGTTGTATTCTAACGAAAGAATAATCTATAAAAATATGCTTCCTATATGGGATAAAAATAATGAATTGGCAGGCGACGACTTCTATTGCAATACATCATCCAAGATAAGTCATATAAAACTCATTGCTTTATCGGCTGTGATTGAATATATAGAAGCAATGGATAGTTTTGACATATCTACATTTGAATGTTGGATGAGAGTTGTATGGAATGTAATTGAAAATACAAACATTGATGGTCTAACCCCCGTTTCATCCTTGATTCGTAAACTCTCTATGGTCATTCACTTTGTAGCAACAAAAATGGGAACTGAAAAATCCTTCTACAAAGCATTAAGCCAATGGGGGATAGAAAATTCTACAGAAAAAGAAAATCGCGCTTTATTAGAAGAGGTTGAAAAAGCAAAACGTATTTCGGAAGATCCACTTTGGGAAGATATATGGAAAGATGTTGAAAAACACCCTTTCTTTAAGGGAATGGTAACATTCTTCTATGATCCTGCTATGTCTAAACAAGATTATGCACATAATGCAAAATTTGTGAAGAGTATGTTTGATGAGAAAGGAATCACAAAAGAATATAGAGACAAACATATCCTTATTCGAGCAATAGTAAGCCAATTTAATACATGGAATGAAGTTAATCGATTATATGTAACAGAAAGAGCGGAAAATAACAAATTCTTAAAGAATATTCTTGCATCTAATGAAAAAGTTAGAGCTATGTTTACACACATTGCAAACAATAATTCTATATTAGACGTAAAAGCGAACCTTCAGCATTATATTGATGATGCCAAGGAACCTCAAGCATGGGAGGATGCAGATACAAATGGTATCCTTGCTTTTGAAACTGCAACAAAACGTTTGCGGAAAGACATTAAAATGTATGATTGGATCTCCAAAGTAGAACGTGAACGAAATGAATGTTTCCGGGTATGTTGGTTTGAGGGGCATATTATGTTTGCCATTCCAAGAAAATGGTATGCCAAAATCGCTCTTGATACAGAAAGAGCAAAGATGGCAAATGACCTTTGCGAGAGTTATGGCTTTGAATTCTATGATGAGGAGCAGAAAGCAATGTATGACAAATACAAAGATTGCTTTGGAAACTATATCTGGATAAAACAGGACAGAACTAATTGCACATTGTGGATAGGCTTTGATTTAAATCATGAGCTAAAGATTCGAATAGAGTGTAAAACAAAGAAGTATGCAAAGGAGTTGTATGAAATATTTGACAGTACAAGTTATATAGACGAAGGGGAAAAATGTATTCAATTTGAAAACTTGACTCATTACACAAAATGTAAGACATACAACAAACTCTGTAAAGTTATAGAATCTATATATGAAGCCATACCAGAAGCTTAA
- a CDS encoding DUF3853 family protein gives MTINELLGKPVWQMTGEDLLFLAQHGNMSTSGETTKASSKEEKRYVYGLAGIARLFGCSLPTANRIKQSGKINRAITQVGRKIIVDADLALELAGRKIGGRG, from the coding sequence ATGACGATAAACGAATTATTGGGAAAACCTGTTTGGCAGATGACCGGTGAAGATTTGCTTTTCCTTGCACAGCACGGCAATATGTCCACAAGTGGAGAAACGACAAAGGCTTCCTCCAAAGAAGAAAAACGGTATGTGTACGGCTTAGCAGGCATTGCACGCCTCTTCGGGTGTAGTTTGCCTACAGCTAACCGCATCAAGCAGAGTGGTAAAATCAATCGTGCCATTACACAAGTGGGTCGTAAGATTATTGTTGATGCCGACCTTGCGCTGGAATTGGCAGGACGAAAGATAGGAGGACGAGGATGA
- a CDS encoding helix-turn-helix domain-containing protein translates to MKELLEFLRNERLNKHLKQAYIAEQLGVDESTISRWESGQITMDFLQIVNYATVLEIDVYEMFAYLASNGQDLPKPIAEVHVEVYTKEAYNSLMQYLANSGMDITIKSTKLKRWK, encoded by the coding sequence ATGAAAGAGTTACTGGAATTTCTTCGAAATGAGAGATTGAACAAACATCTAAAACAGGCGTATATAGCTGAGCAATTGGGAGTTGATGAAAGCACAATATCCCGATGGGAGTCTGGTCAGATTACAATGGACTTTCTCCAAATAGTAAACTATGCGACTGTTTTGGAGATAGATGTTTATGAGATGTTTGCATATCTCGCAAGTAATGGACAAGATCTTCCCAAACCTATTGCAGAAGTACACGTTGAGGTGTATACAAAAGAAGCCTACAACTCTCTTATGCAATACCTTGCGAATTCTGGGATGGATATAACAATTAAAAGCACCAAGTTGAAAAGATGGAAATAA
- a CDS encoding helix-turn-helix domain-containing protein, whose protein sequence is MGQKKEHSNLIKEHLKKRGITQTWLSKELGISFSITNAYVCNRKQPNLTTIFKVADLLNVSPKELVE, encoded by the coding sequence ATGGGACAGAAGAAAGAACATAGCAACCTCATTAAGGAACATTTGAAGAAGCGAGGTATAACCCAAACATGGCTTTCCAAAGAGTTGGGTATTAGTTTTAGCATTACCAACGCATACGTTTGCAATCGCAAGCAACCCAACCTCACCACCATCTTTAAAGTGGCGGACTTGCTCAATGTTTCACCGAAAGAATTAGTAGAATAA
- a CDS encoding toprim domain-containing protein, translated as MEIQHIKQIAITDYMQQQGYAPARVQGIHYWYYSPLRNESTPSFKVNTERNQWYDFGSGEHGDIIDLVCALHRCTISEAIRLLSGAKQVAHQEFSFGGKRKFSERKLEILSAQPLSNPYLLRYLAARAIPLPVASAYCSEVLFQNMNRTYYAIGFANDALGWEIRNMYFKGCIAPKAITTISKATDVLQIFEGFMDFLSWQTLNPSSTCDTIVLNSLALLPRIQEKIKSYKQVESFLDNDDAGRKSFEVLKHFCPSIIDGSVRYRTHKDINEWLVAQSKVKEKQPLLPTTKRGI; from the coding sequence ATGGAAATACAACACATCAAGCAAATCGCAATTACAGATTATATGCAACAACAGGGCTATGCGCCAGCACGAGTACAAGGCATTCACTATTGGTACTACTCTCCGCTGCGCAATGAAAGCACACCATCCTTCAAAGTCAATACAGAGCGCAACCAGTGGTACGACTTCGGCTCGGGCGAACATGGTGACATCATCGACCTTGTATGCGCTTTACATCGTTGCACTATCAGCGAAGCCATCAGGCTTTTGAGTGGTGCTAAACAAGTAGCACATCAAGAATTTTCTTTTGGCGGTAAGAGAAAATTCTCTGAGCGCAAGTTGGAAATCCTATCTGCGCAACCGCTCTCCAATCCCTATTTGCTCCGCTATCTCGCAGCACGTGCTATTCCTCTTCCCGTAGCCAGCGCCTACTGCTCGGAAGTTCTATTCCAAAATATGAATCGGACATACTATGCCATTGGATTTGCAAACGATGCTTTGGGATGGGAAATCCGCAATATGTATTTCAAAGGATGTATCGCCCCGAAGGCAATTACAACTATTAGTAAAGCCACAGACGTTTTACAAATCTTCGAAGGGTTTATGGATTTTCTTTCGTGGCAAACACTAAATCCTTCTTCAACTTGCGATACCATAGTTCTTAATTCTTTGGCTCTTTTGCCACGCATTCAAGAGAAGATAAAAAGCTACAAGCAAGTTGAGAGTTTTCTAGACAATGATGATGCTGGACGAAAATCGTTTGAAGTTTTGAAGCATTTTTGCCCATCTATCATAGACGGTTCTGTTCGCTATCGAACTCACAAAGATATCAATGAATGGCTCGTTGCTCAATCCAAAGTGAAAGAGAAACAGCCGTTATTACCGACCACGAAACGTGGCATCTGA
- the mobC gene encoding plasmid mobilization relaxosome protein MobC, translated as MEQKNKGGRPTKTLSEKRKYQVLLRLNTMEYYTLLGKAREASITRTEFLRQLITKAEVKARIKPEEMQLIRTVSGMANNINQIAHRLNAFGIYALNEDLNALKVLIHELIKRLKP; from the coding sequence ATGGAACAGAAGAATAAAGGTGGGCGACCAACCAAGACTTTATCAGAGAAGCGGAAATATCAAGTGCTTCTTCGGCTTAACACAATGGAGTACTACACCTTGTTGGGAAAAGCACGTGAAGCCTCTATTACTCGTACCGAGTTTTTGCGACAGCTCATCACAAAAGCAGAAGTCAAGGCACGCATCAAACCCGAAGAGATGCAACTCATCCGCACAGTCTCAGGCATGGCAAACAATATCAATCAGATAGCTCATCGACTCAATGCCTTTGGCATTTATGCACTCAATGAAGACTTGAATGCACTCAAAGTCCTCATCCATGAACTCATCAAACGCTTGAAACCATGA
- a CDS encoding DUF262 domain-containing protein: protein MENNIKQYAIGEILDGRYFYIPAYQRGYRWTEKQVGDLLRDLLCFANDSKSDEDFYCLQPIIACPITEEKKLKELFKSVYDKNLLEKGVWEIIDGQQRLTTIFLLYKYLIAKKGWNAETLKEEEDGKELYHIFYATREDSATFLESLNLDIVKGGDDFKSNIDFYHMASAFKLIDSWIKNEGKEINQRYKLGGSLETVRSSFFALLNGMRDTKSGSVQVLWYELSENKSQSSIKEFQKINTGKIRLTDAELIKGLFLLNRNFEQSSKYIRQSTLAIEWEFIENTLHANNFWYFLQKKGTDMPNRIDLLFSLIYKIHKIKDFEEERFSDILKEADNDILDTRKSVIFRYYCDMFEGKQGEELQIAVAEAWKEVMTLFRTLDDWFYTPATYNYIGLLSQCGEDITRLIYYYDHMPENATQEDFIDYLKDRIKFYLRSIKRDEEGKIVTSYKDRKNIYRILLTLNIHLLNVQNSKLKSESDIYKFPFDVLNAQDWDIEHIDSFHTNALKKDELKREWIETARSDRKDFLSVQEQQEIDQKLENKEYDTVIDLLKKNAGETEMDEEIKNSIGNLTLLDAETNHSYGNSLFCTKRRIIIDRIKQGVFIPAATQYIFSKFYDDKGTNRSIWAKEDMESYHKYIICMLNEYLPEYNQ, encoded by the coding sequence ATGGAAAATAATATCAAACAATATGCTATTGGCGAAATCCTTGACGGTAGATACTTTTATATTCCTGCCTATCAAAGAGGTTATAGATGGACAGAAAAACAAGTCGGGGATTTACTCAGAGATTTGCTCTGCTTTGCTAATGATAGTAAAAGTGATGAAGATTTTTATTGTCTACAACCAATTATTGCATGTCCTATAACAGAAGAAAAGAAATTGAAAGAACTCTTCAAAAGTGTTTACGACAAAAATTTATTAGAAAAAGGCGTATGGGAAATCATTGATGGACAGCAAAGGCTCACTACCATATTTCTACTTTATAAGTATCTTATTGCCAAAAAGGGATGGAATGCAGAAACTCTGAAAGAAGAGGAAGATGGTAAAGAACTATATCATATTTTCTATGCGACACGTGAAGACTCTGCAACTTTCTTGGAAAGTTTGAATCTTGACATAGTAAAAGGTGGAGATGATTTTAAAAGTAACATCGACTTTTATCATATGGCATCAGCATTCAAACTCATTGATAGCTGGATCAAGAATGAAGGTAAAGAGATAAATCAGCGATATAAACTTGGTGGTAGTTTGGAAACAGTCAGAAGTTCATTCTTTGCATTACTCAATGGTATGAGAGATACAAAGAGTGGTTCTGTCCAGGTTTTGTGGTATGAATTGTCTGAAAACAAATCACAAAGTAGCATAAAGGAGTTTCAAAAAATCAATACAGGCAAAATTAGATTAACTGATGCAGAATTGATTAAAGGACTTTTCTTGCTTAATAGAAATTTTGAACAAAGTTCCAAATACATTAGGCAATCTACCCTTGCCATAGAATGGGAATTTATTGAAAATACTCTTCATGCAAATAATTTTTGGTATTTTCTCCAGAAGAAAGGAACAGATATGCCAAACCGCATTGACTTACTTTTCTCACTGATATACAAAATTCACAAGATAAAAGACTTTGAAGAAGAACGTTTTTCTGATATTTTGAAAGAAGCCGATAATGATATCCTTGATACAAGAAAGAGTGTGATTTTCAGATATTACTGTGATATGTTTGAAGGTAAGCAAGGTGAAGAATTGCAAATTGCTGTAGCAGAGGCATGGAAAGAAGTAATGACATTATTTAGGACACTTGACGATTGGTTTTACACTCCTGCTACTTACAATTATATTGGGCTATTAAGTCAATGTGGTGAAGATATAACAAGACTCATTTATTATTATGATCATATGCCTGAAAATGCAACCCAAGAGGATTTTATTGATTATCTCAAAGACCGAATCAAGTTCTATTTAAGAAGTATAAAAAGAGACGAAGAAGGCAAAATCGTTACATCATATAAAGACAGAAAAAACATTTATCGTATTCTTTTGACATTGAATATACATCTTTTAAATGTTCAAAACTCGAAACTTAAATCAGAATCAGATATATATAAATTCCCATTTGATGTACTCAACGCACAAGATTGGGACATTGAACACATAGATTCATTCCACACTAATGCTCTAAAGAAAGATGAACTCAAAAGGGAATGGATAGAAACCGCAAGGAGTGATAGAAAAGACTTTTTATCTGTACAAGAACAACAAGAGATTGACCAAAAACTGGAAAATAAAGAATATGATACAGTCATTGATCTTCTTAAGAAAAATGCTGGTGAAACAGAGATGGATGAAGAAATCAAAAACAGTATCGGAAACCTGACACTATTGGATGCAGAAACAAACCACTCGTATGGTAATAGTTTGTTCTGCACAAAACGCCGTATCATTATTGATAGAATAAAGCAAGGAGTATTTATCCCCGCTGCCACTCAATATATTTTCTCAAAATTTTACGATGACAAAGGTACAAATCGGTCCATTTGGGCAAAGGAAGATATGGAGTCGTATCATAAATACATTATATGTATGTTAAACGAATATTTACCTGAATATAATCAATAA
- a CDS encoding virulence RhuM family protein yields the protein MMKNNNNLIIYQDDNGLIKVNVRFADEDVWLTQGQLAEIYDTTQQNIALHIKNIYADKELADEATHKKFLLVRQEGNRNVQRSIDHYNLDMIIALGYRVQSQVATRFRRWATERLHEYIQKGFAMDDDRLKQGGNRYFRELLQRIRDIRASERNFYQQVTDIYATSVDYDPRTDLTHTFFATVQNKLHYAVHEHTAAEIIYDRVDSEKPLVGMTNFKGNYITKDDVKIAKNYLTGKELQRLNLLVSQFLDFAEFQALEERPMRMADWISALDNQIIALRRKLLEGKGSVSHQEAIEKAEREFNIYRQREMAQLESDFDKMVKRLPKGGQNPLLKE from the coding sequence ATGATGAAGAATAACAACAATCTCATCATTTACCAAGACGACAATGGTTTGATAAAGGTTAATGTGCGCTTTGCTGACGAAGATGTATGGCTCACGCAAGGGCAATTGGCAGAGATTTATGATACAACACAACAGAATATAGCCCTACATATCAAGAATATCTACGCCGACAAAGAATTGGCAGACGAGGCAACTCACAAGAAATTCTTGTTAGTTCGACAGGAGGGCAATCGCAACGTACAGCGCAGCATCGACCACTACAATCTTGATATGATCATTGCGCTGGGTTATCGAGTGCAATCGCAGGTAGCAACACGCTTTCGTCGTTGGGCTACCGAACGACTGCATGAGTATATACAGAAGGGATTTGCGATGGATGATGATCGGCTGAAACAAGGAGGCAACCGCTATTTTCGAGAATTGCTGCAACGCATTCGAGACATTCGAGCTTCGGAGCGCAACTTTTATCAGCAGGTAACAGACATCTACGCCACGTCTGTGGATTATGACCCGCGCACTGACCTCACCCACACATTCTTCGCTACTGTGCAGAATAAACTCCACTATGCCGTACACGAACACACGGCTGCAGAAATTATCTACGACCGTGTGGATAGTGAAAAACCTCTCGTTGGCATGACCAATTTCAAAGGCAACTATATTACTAAGGATGATGTAAAGATAGCTAAGAATTACCTCACCGGAAAAGAACTGCAACGGCTCAACCTACTTGTGTCGCAATTTTTAGACTTTGCCGAGTTTCAAGCCCTTGAAGAACGCCCCATGCGTATGGCAGACTGGATTTCAGCTCTTGACAACCAAATCATAGCTCTGCGACGCAAACTGTTGGAAGGCAAAGGAAGTGTATCGCACCAAGAAGCAATAGAAAAAGCCGAGCGAGAATTCAATATATACCGCCAAAGAGAAATGGCTCAACTTGAAAGCGACTTCGACAAAATGGTAAAGCGACTTCCCAAAGGAGGACAGAATCCTCTCCTAAAAGAATAA
- a CDS encoding AAA family ATPase yields MNTTDYENIWRKSLIHVTDEFALPPVVLQAGEAIIGTLGNFSVSTGKAKAKKTFNVSAIVAAALVNGQVLEYKASFPESKRTILYFDTEQSPYHCQLVMQRILRLAGLPIDREPEYLRFSHLRAIADPNERREIIRYAIYNTPNVGLVVIDGIRDLMLDINNSTEATKLVGDLMQWTSEQNIHIQTVLHLNKGDDNARGHIGTELNNKAETVLQITKDNTLPDRSIVAPAIIRSKPFDKFAFRLKEMEDEVCVPEIDTSYKDADCKPHRYSYHELSDTEHRKVLTQAFFLGKVLPYGELIVALKKAYAEVVGQSYGQTKIKELLQFLLNKGMLIKEERGKYRLNQDYLP; encoded by the coding sequence ATGAACACGACAGATTATGAAAACATTTGGCGAAAGTCTCTCATTCATGTAACCGATGAGTTTGCGCTTCCTCCTGTTGTACTGCAAGCAGGCGAAGCCATCATCGGTACACTGGGCAACTTTAGTGTCTCGACAGGCAAGGCGAAAGCCAAGAAGACTTTCAATGTGAGTGCCATCGTTGCAGCAGCTCTTGTCAATGGGCAGGTGCTGGAATATAAAGCATCATTTCCTGAAAGTAAACGTACTATTCTTTACTTTGACACAGAACAAAGCCCTTATCATTGCCAACTCGTGATGCAGCGCATTCTGCGATTAGCAGGACTGCCGATTGATAGAGAACCCGAATATTTGAGATTTAGCCACCTTAGAGCCATTGCTGACCCTAATGAGCGCAGAGAAATCATCCGTTATGCAATTTACAACACGCCTAACGTGGGACTGGTAGTCATTGACGGCATTCGAGATTTGATGCTCGACATCAACAACTCCACAGAGGCAACCAAGTTGGTGGGTGACCTGATGCAGTGGACGAGCGAACAGAATATTCACATTCAGACCGTGCTTCACCTCAACAAAGGAGACGACAACGCGCGAGGGCATATCGGCACGGAACTCAACAACAAAGCAGAGACAGTCTTGCAAATCACGAAAGACAACACGCTGCCCGACCGAAGCATCGTTGCTCCAGCCATCATCCGTTCTAAACCCTTTGACAAATTCGCTTTTCGGCTCAAGGAAATGGAAGATGAGGTATGCGTTCCCGAAATCGATACTTCTTACAAGGACGCAGATTGCAAACCCCACCGCTATTCTTACCATGAACTAAGCGACACGGAACATCGTAAAGTATTAACACAGGCCTTCTTTTTGGGCAAAGTATTGCCTTATGGCGAACTTATCGTAGCACTCAAAAAGGCTTATGCGGAGGTCGTAGGGCAATCTTATGGGCAAACCAAAATCAAAGAACTTCTACAATTTCTACTCAACAAAGGTATGCTGATAAAGGAAGAACGAGGAAAATATCGGCTCAACCAAGACTATCTACCCTAA